In a single window of the Acidaminococcales bacterium genome:
- a CDS encoding 4Fe-4S binding protein, translating into MAYKINSSCVGCGACASTCPVEAIKEGSPYVIGDSCVECGACAAGCPVGAIEAP; encoded by the coding sequence ATGGCATATAAAATCAACAGCAGTTGCGTGGGTTGCGGCGCTTGCGCTTCAACTTGCCCGGTGGAAGCGATAAAAGAAGGCTCGCCTTATGTAATCGGCGATTCTTGCGTAGAATGTGGCGCTTGCGCCGCCGGCTGCCCGGTAGGCGCCATCGAGGCGCCCTGA
- the pyrH gene encoding UMP kinase, which translates to MTKSAFRRIVLKLSGEALTGKRGYGIDPEIVEAIAAQIREVNRSGIEIAVVNGGGNIWRGLSGSSQGMDRASADYMGMLATVINSLALQDALESLGVVTRVQTAIEMRQIAEPYIRRRAIRHLEKRRVVIFAAGTGNPYFSTDTTAALRAAEIEADAILMGKTNVDGVYDCDPQANRNAVKFSRLPYLEVIKRGLAVMDSTAVSLCMDNKIPIIVFNIDRPGNILRVANGEEIGTIIEGG; encoded by the coding sequence ATGACAAAAAGCGCGTTTCGCCGGATTGTGCTCAAATTAAGCGGCGAGGCCCTGACCGGTAAACGAGGCTACGGCATAGACCCCGAAATCGTGGAGGCGATAGCCGCCCAGATACGGGAAGTGAACCGCAGCGGCATAGAAATAGCCGTCGTAAACGGCGGCGGCAACATCTGGCGCGGACTTTCCGGCAGTTCTCAGGGCATGGACAGGGCATCGGCCGATTATATGGGGATGCTGGCCACGGTCATCAATTCGCTTGCGCTGCAGGACGCCTTGGAGTCTTTAGGCGTTGTTACGAGGGTGCAGACCGCCATAGAAATGCGGCAGATAGCGGAACCGTATATCAGGCGCCGCGCTATCAGGCACCTTGAAAAAAGGCGCGTCGTCATTTTTGCCGCCGGCACAGGCAACCCGTATTTTTCCACCGATACGACGGCGGCGCTCCGGGCGGCGGAAATAGAGGCGGACGCCATACTCATGGGCAAGACCAATGTTGACGGCGTATACGACTGCGATCCGCAGGCCAATCGGAACGCGGTCAAGTTCAGCCGCCTTCCTTATCTGGAAGTGATAAAGCGCGGCCTGGCCGTTATGGATTCCACAGCGGTCAGCCTTTGCATGGACAACAAAATACCTATCATCGTGTTCAATATAGACCGGCCCGGCAATATATTGAGGGTTGCAAACGGCGAAGAAATTGGTACAATTATAGAAGGGGGATAA
- a CDS encoding proline--tRNA ligase: MRFSQLYAPTMRESPAEAEVVSHQLLLKAGFVRKAAGGIYTYLPLAWRVLRKIEQIVREEMDAKGGQEIAMPIVQPAEVWQESGRWSVYGDEMFRLRDRHGREFCLGPTHEEIVTDLVKGGVRSYRQLPLLLYQIQNKYRDETRPRFGLLRGREFIMKDLYSFDRDGAGLELSYRKMYDAYSRTFTRCGLQFRPVEADSGAIGGSGSHEFMVLAGSGEAEIVYCESCDFAANTEKAELNPIAAPEEAPLAREKVSTPNAATIKAVCGYLGIPVEKSVKAVAYKSDKGLILAFVRGDHEVNEVKVLNASGALALSKAGEDELRAAGTEPGYMGLCPGKKNLALIADQSVMNMRNFVCGADVLGYHYINVNPGRDFAPDFVADIRMIQESDSCQRCGGRLTKARGIEVGQVFKLHTKYSEKLSANYLDESGKERPLVMGCYGIGISRVMAAVIEQSHDKDGIIWPAAIAPYQVAVVPVNAKDEAQMKAAEEIYETLVAAGVETVLDDRAERAGVKFNDADLIGYPLRITVGAKTVAEKELEIKIRASGEVVFVKGGGWPQKIKELLAAL, translated from the coding sequence ATGAGATTTTCCCAACTGTACGCGCCGACCATGCGGGAATCCCCTGCGGAGGCGGAAGTGGTCAGCCACCAATTGTTGCTGAAAGCCGGGTTCGTCAGAAAGGCGGCGGGCGGAATTTATACCTATTTGCCCTTGGCCTGGCGCGTCTTGCGGAAAATAGAGCAGATCGTCCGCGAGGAGATGGACGCCAAAGGCGGGCAGGAAATAGCCATGCCCATCGTCCAGCCGGCGGAGGTGTGGCAAGAGAGCGGCCGCTGGTCCGTGTACGGCGACGAGATGTTTCGCCTGCGGGACAGGCACGGCCGGGAATTTTGTCTCGGCCCCACGCATGAGGAAATCGTAACGGACCTTGTCAAGGGCGGCGTCCGTTCCTACCGGCAGCTCCCTTTGCTTTTGTACCAGATACAAAACAAATACCGCGATGAGACCAGGCCGCGTTTCGGGCTTTTGCGCGGGCGCGAGTTCATAATGAAAGACTTGTATTCCTTTGACCGGGACGGGGCGGGGCTTGAATTGTCCTACCGGAAAATGTACGACGCCTACAGCCGGACCTTCACCCGCTGCGGATTGCAGTTCAGGCCGGTGGAAGCGGACTCCGGCGCGATCGGCGGCAGCGGCTCGCATGAATTCATGGTTTTGGCCGGCAGCGGCGAAGCGGAAATAGTATATTGCGAAAGCTGTGATTTCGCCGCCAATACCGAAAAAGCGGAACTTAACCCCATCGCGGCGCCGGAAGAAGCGCCGCTCGCGCGGGAAAAAGTGAGTACGCCCAATGCGGCGACGATCAAAGCGGTTTGCGGGTACCTTGGCATACCGGTGGAAAAAAGCGTGAAAGCGGTAGCCTATAAAAGCGACAAAGGGCTTATATTGGCTTTTGTGCGCGGCGACCATGAAGTAAACGAAGTGAAAGTTTTAAATGCGTCCGGCGCCCTTGCCCTTTCCAAGGCGGGAGAGGACGAGTTGCGGGCGGCCGGCACGGAACCGGGTTATATGGGCCTTTGCCCGGGCAAAAAAAACCTTGCGCTCATAGCCGACCAATCGGTTATGAATATGCGCAATTTTGTTTGCGGCGCGGACGTTTTGGGCTACCATTACATCAACGTGAATCCCGGACGCGATTTTGCGCCGGATTTTGTCGCCGACATAAGAATGATCCAGGAGTCCGATTCCTGCCAGCGCTGCGGCGGGCGCCTGACAAAAGCAAGGGGCATAGAGGTCGGGCAGGTATTCAAATTGCACACCAAATACAGCGAAAAACTGTCCGCCAACTATCTTGATGAAAGCGGCAAAGAGCGCCCGCTGGTCATGGGTTGTTACGGAATAGGCATCAGCCGCGTCATGGCTGCGGTCATCGAACAAAGCCATGACAAAGACGGCATAATCTGGCCGGCGGCGATCGCGCCCTATCAAGTCGCGGTAGTGCCGGTCAACGCCAAAGACGAGGCGCAAATGAAGGCCGCGGAAGAAATATATGAAACGCTGGTCGCGGCCGGCGTGGAAACCGTGCTGGACGACCGCGCGGAACGCGCGGGGGTAAAATTCAACGACGCCGATTTGATTGGCTACCCCTTGCGGATAACGGTCGGCGCCAAAACGGTCGCGGAAAAAGAACTGGAAATAAAAATACGCGCAAGCGGCGAGGTTGTTTTTGTAAAAGGCGGCGGCTGGCCGCAAAAGATAAAAGAACTGTTGGCCGCGCTGTAG
- the rpsB gene encoding 30S ribosomal protein S2, whose product MAIISMKQLLEAGVHFGHQTRRWNPKMAPYIFTERNGIYIIDLQKTVRKIEEAYNFMRSVSADGKSVLFVGTKKQAQEAVREEASRCNMFFVNERWLGGMLTNYQTIQKRINHLRQLEKMESDGTFDVLPKKEVLTLRHEMARLTKFLAGIKEMGKLPGALFVVDPRKERIAVLEARKLKIPIVGIVDTNCDPDEIDHVIPANDDAIRAVKLLTAKMADAVLEGRQGMQLRDLPAGGAPDASADEEAAV is encoded by the coding sequence ATGGCTATTATTTCAATGAAGCAACTGCTGGAGGCGGGGGTTCACTTCGGGCATCAGACAAGGCGCTGGAACCCCAAAATGGCGCCCTATATTTTTACGGAGCGCAACGGCATCTACATTATCGATTTGCAAAAAACCGTAAGAAAGATTGAGGAAGCGTATAATTTTATGCGTTCGGTTTCCGCCGACGGCAAAAGCGTGCTTTTTGTCGGCACGAAAAAACAGGCGCAGGAAGCGGTGCGCGAGGAAGCTTCGCGCTGCAACATGTTTTTTGTGAACGAAAGATGGCTGGGCGGCATGCTCACCAATTATCAAACTATCCAGAAGCGGATAAACCATCTCAGGCAATTGGAAAAAATGGAAAGCGACGGGACGTTTGACGTCCTGCCGAAAAAAGAGGTGCTTACGTTAAGGCACGAAATGGCGCGCCTGACCAAGTTCCTCGCCGGGATAAAGGAAATGGGCAAACTGCCGGGCGCGCTCTTTGTCGTGGATCCGCGCAAAGAAAGGATCGCCGTGCTGGAAGCGCGCAAGCTCAAAATCCCGATTGTCGGCATTGTCGATACAAATTGCGATCCGGACGAGATAGATCATGTCATACCCGCCAATGACGATGCGATCCGGGCGGTCAAATTGCTTACGGCGAAAATGGCCGATGCGGTTTTGGAAGGAAGGCAAGGCATGCAGCTGCGCGACCTGCCGGCCGGCGGCGCTCCGGACGCCAGCGCCGACGAGGAAGCGGCGGTCTGA
- a CDS encoding 1-deoxy-D-xylulose-5-phosphate reductoisomerase, with protein sequence MKNIAVFGSTGSIGRQALQVAFAHKDKIKIRVLAANANVRLLREQMEQFEPDIAVLADESAAGRLRADYRGKTRILSGEEGLEEAAVYEHTDMLLAAMSGFAGLKPTLAAIGAGKDIALANKETLVAAGGLVMREAARRGCRVLPVDSEHSAIFQALNGEDKKNIRKILLTASGGPFRGMDRRALAKATPSDCLKHPNWRMGPKITIDSSTLANKGLEIIEAYWLFGVDYDNIEVIVHPQSIVHSMIEYTDGAVIAQLGLPDMKTPIQYAFSCPDRWPSDFGRLDFFQLSGLTFERPDLETFPALSLALRAGKMGGVMPCVYNAANEQAVADFIKGRIGYLDIPGCIEYAMSGHAAPAEPSLPDILRADERARAMAAEFSAG encoded by the coding sequence TTGAAAAACATAGCTGTTTTCGGCAGTACGGGATCCATAGGGCGACAGGCGCTTCAAGTCGCTTTTGCCCACAAGGACAAAATAAAAATACGCGTTTTGGCCGCCAATGCCAACGTCCGGCTTTTACGGGAGCAGATGGAACAATTTGAGCCTGACATCGCGGTTTTAGCCGACGAGTCGGCGGCGGGGCGCCTTCGTGCGGATTACCGGGGAAAAACAAGGATACTCTCCGGCGAAGAAGGCTTGGAGGAAGCCGCCGTCTATGAACATACCGATATGCTGCTGGCCGCCATGTCGGGCTTTGCGGGATTGAAACCCACCTTGGCCGCTATTGGGGCGGGCAAAGACATAGCTTTGGCCAACAAAGAAACTTTGGTGGCCGCCGGCGGCCTCGTCATGCGGGAAGCGGCGCGGCGCGGCTGCCGCGTATTGCCGGTGGACAGCGAACATAGCGCCATTTTCCAAGCATTAAACGGCGAAGACAAAAAAAACATACGAAAAATACTTCTCACCGCCTCCGGCGGGCCGTTCCGCGGCATGGACCGCCGGGCTTTGGCAAAGGCGACGCCATCTGACTGCCTGAAACACCCCAATTGGCGGATGGGCCCGAAAATCACGATCGATTCTTCCACCCTCGCCAACAAAGGCTTGGAAATAATAGAAGCGTACTGGCTGTTCGGCGTGGATTATGATAACATAGAAGTAATCGTGCATCCGCAAAGCATTGTACATTCCATGATTGAATACACGGACGGAGCGGTTATTGCGCAGTTGGGGCTGCCGGACATGAAAACGCCGATACAGTACGCTTTTTCCTGCCCGGACAGATGGCCGTCCGATTTTGGCCGTTTGGATTTTTTTCAACTGTCCGGGCTGACTTTTGAGCGGCCGGACTTGGAAACTTTCCCGGCGCTTTCCCTGGCCTTGCGCGCGGGGAAGATGGGCGGCGTCATGCCGTGCGTTTACAACGCGGCCAATGAACAGGCGGTAGCGGACTTTATTAAGGGCAGGATCGGCTACCTTGACATACCTGGCTGCATAGAATACGCCATGTCCGGACACGCCGCGCCGGCAGAGCCGTCTTTGCCGGACATTTTGCGCGCCGACGAAAGGGCGCGCGCGATGGCTGCGGAGTTTTCCGCCGGATAG
- a CDS encoding phosphatidate cytidylyltransferase: protein MALLSKRLLTAIVGLPAVIALVHAGGGVFLAAVIFLAAASLWELNKMAARKNIGIYFLTGAAPVFILCAAACFPGRRPLAGFIAALAVLSVLSEGVCRHKEDNSLQKSLFTLFAFCYIGIFSSQFILLRNLWPETALDTFFGRMPAGEAAFWLTAAGVWASDTCAYFVGTAFGRAKLCPAISPNKSWEGACGGFLGCVAAVCFLGGRVLGLEGFTVPAPGFLEFAGGKINLPLIGVLIGVFAPLGDLVESWLKRFFGVKDSGALFPGHGGALDRIDSLLFAAPVVCAYLSLL, encoded by the coding sequence TTGGCTTTGTTGTCCAAAAGGCTATTGACCGCCATCGTTGGGCTGCCGGCCGTCATAGCGCTGGTTCACGCCGGCGGCGGCGTTTTTTTGGCGGCGGTGATTTTTTTGGCGGCCGCTTCCCTCTGGGAACTGAACAAAATGGCAGCGCGGAAAAATATCGGCATCTACTTTTTGACAGGCGCGGCGCCTGTATTTATCCTATGCGCAGCCGCTTGTTTTCCAGGCCGCCGGCCATTGGCCGGTTTTATTGCAGCGCTGGCCGTGCTGTCTGTTTTAAGCGAAGGCGTTTGTCGCCATAAAGAGGACAATTCCCTGCAAAAAAGCCTTTTTACGCTTTTTGCGTTTTGCTATATAGGCATTTTTTCTTCCCAATTTATCTTATTAAGAAACCTGTGGCCAGAGACCGCGCTTGACACTTTTTTCGGTCGCATGCCTGCGGGCGAGGCCGCCTTCTGGCTGACGGCCGCCGGCGTTTGGGCGAGCGACACTTGCGCCTATTTTGTCGGCACGGCTTTCGGCCGCGCCAAACTTTGCCCGGCCATCAGCCCGAACAAATCCTGGGAAGGAGCTTGCGGCGGCTTTTTGGGCTGCGTGGCGGCCGTATGCTTTTTGGGCGGGCGCGTTTTGGGGTTGGAAGGCTTTACGGTTCCCGCGCCCGGTTTTTTGGAATTTGCGGGCGGGAAGATAAATCTGCCGCTAATCGGGGTGTTGATCGGCGTCTTTGCGCCTTTGGGCGACTTGGTCGAGTCATGGCTCAAACGTTTTTTTGGCGTCAAAGATTCCGGGGCTTTGTTTCCCGGGCACGGCGGCGCGCTTGACCGCATAGACAGCCTTTTGTTCGCGGCGCCGGTTGTGTGCGCGTATTTATCTTTGCTTTAG
- the frr gene encoding ribosome recycling factor, with amino-acid sequence MGSISEIQSDHEGRMKKAIDILRSDYASIRAGRATPALLDKITVDYYGTPAPINQVANISVPEPRAIVIQPWEKNLLKNIEKAILKSDLGLNPNNDGAIIRLAIPQLTEQRRQEIVKIVKKKCEECKVAIRNMRRDANDIIKKEEKDKAVSEDEAKKAQEAMQKITDKYVKEADQICQQKEKEVMEV; translated from the coding sequence ATGGGCAGCATTTCCGAAATTCAATCAGACCATGAAGGCAGGATGAAAAAGGCCATTGACATACTGCGTTCCGATTACGCCTCAATCAGGGCGGGCAGAGCCACGCCCGCGCTCTTGGACAAGATTACGGTCGATTATTACGGGACGCCCGCCCCGATAAACCAAGTAGCCAACATTTCAGTGCCGGAACCGCGAGCGATAGTCATCCAGCCTTGGGAAAAAAACCTGCTGAAAAATATCGAAAAAGCGATTTTGAAATCAGACCTCGGCTTGAACCCCAATAATGACGGGGCGATTATCAGGCTGGCCATTCCGCAGCTCACCGAACAGAGGCGGCAGGAAATAGTAAAAATAGTCAAGAAAAAATGCGAGGAATGCAAGGTTGCCATCAGAAACATGCGGCGCGACGCCAATGATATAATCAAAAAAGAGGAAAAGGACAAGGCGGTTTCAGAGGACGAGGCCAAAAAGGCCCAGGAAGCCATGCAAAAAATCACCGACAAATATGTTAAAGAAGCGGATCAAATATGCCAGCAGAAAGAAAAAGAAGTGATGGAAGTCTGA
- the ispG gene encoding flavodoxin-dependent (E)-4-hydroxy-3-methylbut-2-enyl-diphosphate synthase, with translation MQRRKSRQIRLGGLLVGGGAPISVQSMTNTKTHETAATIAQINALAAAGCDIVRVAVPDERAAAALPYIKQAIALPLIADIHFDYRLALSALDAGADGLRINPGNIGAEANVRRVADKAKTRGAPIRIGVNAGSLPADILRKYERPCPEALLEAALRNAALLEGWGFTDIKLSLKAHDAPLTINAYKLAAEATDYPLHIGITEAGTPRSGLIKSAVGIGALLSMGIGDTLRVSLTGDPVEEAKAGREILKALGLRPYGPTVIACPTCGRTEIDLEKLALRVEDELAGVKDTITVAVMGCVVNGPGEAREADVGIAGGKGAGLLFKKGRVLRKVPEAVLFDELLKEINDILRERAKKQ, from the coding sequence ATGCAGCGTAGGAAAAGCCGGCAAATAAGGCTGGGCGGGCTTTTGGTGGGCGGCGGCGCCCCGATCTCCGTTCAGTCCATGACCAATACCAAAACGCACGAGACGGCGGCGACCATCGCGCAAATAAACGCGCTGGCGGCGGCCGGCTGCGACATTGTCCGCGTCGCCGTCCCGGATGAGCGGGCGGCCGCCGCCCTGCCCTATATCAAGCAAGCGATCGCCCTGCCCCTGATCGCGGACATCCATTTTGATTACCGGCTGGCGCTTTCAGCCTTGGACGCCGGGGCGGACGGGCTGCGGATCAATCCGGGCAATATCGGCGCAGAAGCTAACGTCCGCCGGGTCGCGGACAAGGCTAAAACGCGCGGGGCGCCGATCAGGATAGGCGTGAACGCCGGTTCTTTGCCGGCGGATATTTTGCGCAAATATGAGCGCCCCTGCCCGGAAGCCTTGCTCGAAGCGGCGCTTAGAAACGCCGCCTTGCTGGAAGGCTGGGGCTTTACGGACATCAAACTTTCCCTAAAAGCGCATGACGCGCCCTTGACCATAAACGCCTATAAACTGGCGGCTGAAGCGACTGACTATCCATTGCACATCGGGATTACGGAAGCGGGTACGCCGAGAAGCGGCCTGATAAAATCGGCGGTGGGCATAGGCGCCCTTTTGTCGATGGGCATAGGCGATACGCTCAGGGTGTCCTTGACGGGCGATCCGGTCGAGGAAGCAAAGGCGGGGCGCGAGATATTGAAGGCGTTGGGGCTGCGCCCGTACGGGCCGACGGTCATCGCCTGCCCGACTTGCGGGCGCACGGAGATCGATTTGGAAAAATTGGCTTTGCGGGTGGAAGATGAACTGGCCGGCGTAAAGGACACCATAACCGTCGCCGTGATGGGCTGCGTGGTGAACGGCCCGGGCGAAGCCCGTGAAGCCGATGTTGGAATCGCGGGCGGCAAAGGCGCCGGGCTGCTGTTCAAAAAGGGGCGCGTTTTGCGCAAAGTGCCGGAGGCCGTTTTGTTTGACGAACTTTTAAAAGAAATAAACGATATTTTGCGTGAAAGGGCGAAAAAACAATGA
- the groES gene encoding co-chaperone GroES, with protein MSKTLKPLADRVIIEVLAKEEKTKSGIVLPDSAKEKPQEGKIIAAGSGKILENGQRVPIDVKAGDKVIFSKYAGTEVKVDEKEYLILSERDILAVVE; from the coding sequence ATGTCAAAAACACTAAAACCACTTGCGGACAGAGTCATCATCGAAGTTCTGGCCAAAGAGGAGAAAACTAAAAGCGGGATCGTATTGCCGGATTCGGCGAAAGAAAAACCGCAGGAAGGAAAAATAATCGCCGCCGGTTCGGGCAAGATACTGGAAAACGGGCAAAGGGTCCCCATAGACGTCAAGGCGGGCGACAAAGTTATTTTTTCCAAATACGCCGGGACGGAAGTCAAGGTAGACGAAAAAGAATACCTGATTTTAAGCGAACGCGATATTCTCGCTGTCGTCGAATAG
- a CDS encoding isoprenyl transferase — MDCGHEQTGAAENLLDKQKIPGHIAVIMDGNGRWARQRGLPRTAGHKAGADALRAVARAAGELGVKAVTAYAFSTENWKRPAYEVNFLMNLLDLYLTGEINNLNKENVRVVFSGDIAALPGKVREKAEKTVKITAPNTGLTLNLAVNYGGQAEIVRAANHIIRDKADGKIGDIEITVDLFAQYLYTASLPGLDLLIRTGGDMRVSNFLLWQAAYAEICFVDVFWPDFNKDGLCRAIYEYQRRERRFGAIKDG, encoded by the coding sequence ATGGATTGCGGGCACGAGCAGACAGGCGCGGCGGAAAATTTGCTGGACAAGCAAAAAATCCCCGGGCATATCGCGGTCATTATGGACGGCAACGGCCGCTGGGCCAGGCAGCGGGGTTTGCCGCGGACGGCCGGGCATAAAGCGGGCGCCGACGCTTTGCGCGCGGTTGCGCGCGCGGCCGGCGAACTTGGCGTAAAAGCCGTAACCGCTTACGCCTTTTCCACCGAAAACTGGAAAAGGCCGGCTTATGAAGTTAATTTTCTGATGAACCTGCTGGATCTTTATTTGACAGGGGAAATCAACAACCTCAACAAAGAAAACGTCAGGGTTGTCTTTAGCGGCGACATCGCCGCCCTGCCCGGCAAAGTGCGGGAAAAGGCGGAAAAAACGGTAAAAATAACCGCCCCCAATACCGGCCTGACGCTTAATCTGGCGGTAAATTACGGCGGGCAGGCGGAAATTGTCCGGGCGGCCAATCATATAATCCGGGACAAGGCGGACGGCAAAATAGGCGACATTGAAATAACCGTCGATCTGTTTGCCCAATATTTATACACGGCGAGCCTCCCCGGGCTGGATCTTTTGATCCGGACCGGCGGGGACATGCGCGTAAGCAATTTTCTTTTGTGGCAGGCGGCTTACGCCGAGATATGTTTTGTGGACGTGTTCTGGCCGGATTTCAACAAAGACGGCCTTTGCCGCGCCATATATGAATATCAGAGGCGCGAGCGGCGGTTTGGCGCCATAAAGGACGGGTAG
- the rseP gene encoding RIP metalloprotease RseP gives MFTTILATLFVFGILVSVHEFGHFAAAKLSGMKVLEFAVGFGPGLYKKQKGETLYSLRSIPLGGYTKIAGMDPDDPQDPRNFDRQSLLKRLIVIVAGSFMNLMLPIALFFLVIFFAGVQKPVDLPVFGAIMDGYPAALAGLEPGDEALSVNGEKIATWSQLVDAVKTKGGQSVRLLIRRGGAEFPVDITPRYDEKSKRALIGVSAQTKTYRPGLWEALETAFVQTYTLALEMLKGFYSLLSGRQQADLAGPLGVARMAGEVAQYGFLPLLNFTAFLSINLGIINLFPVPVLDGGHVATLLAEAAMGRPLSLKMARRVQYVGLALLFFLLIFSTLQDIGRLNLF, from the coding sequence ATGTTTACGACTATATTGGCGACGTTGTTTGTGTTCGGGATACTCGTTTCCGTACATGAATTCGGCCACTTCGCGGCGGCGAAGCTGTCCGGGATGAAAGTGCTGGAATTTGCCGTTGGCTTTGGGCCCGGCCTTTATAAAAAGCAAAAAGGGGAAACTTTGTATTCGCTGCGAAGCATCCCGCTTGGCGGCTATACGAAGATCGCCGGCATGGATCCCGACGATCCGCAGGATCCGCGAAACTTTGACCGGCAATCTTTATTGAAACGCTTGATCGTCATTGTCGCCGGATCGTTTATGAACCTCATGTTGCCGATCGCGCTGTTTTTTTTGGTGATATTTTTCGCCGGGGTGCAAAAGCCGGTGGACCTGCCGGTTTTCGGCGCGATCATGGACGGCTACCCGGCCGCTTTGGCCGGGCTTGAACCGGGGGACGAGGCCTTGTCGGTAAACGGCGAAAAAATCGCGACTTGGAGCCAGCTTGTGGACGCGGTAAAGACAAAAGGCGGCCAGAGCGTGCGTTTGCTCATCAGGCGCGGCGGCGCCGAGTTTCCCGTAGACATAACGCCGCGCTACGATGAAAAAAGCAAACGCGCCTTGATTGGCGTGAGCGCCCAAACCAAGACTTATCGCCCCGGCCTTTGGGAAGCGCTGGAAACGGCCTTTGTACAAACTTATACCCTGGCGCTTGAAATGCTCAAAGGCTTTTACTCGCTTTTGTCCGGCAGGCAGCAGGCGGACCTCGCCGGGCCGCTGGGAGTCGCGCGCATGGCGGGGGAAGTGGCGCAGTACGGTTTTTTGCCGCTTTTGAATTTTACCGCTTTTCTCAGTATCAACCTCGGCATTATAAACCTTTTCCCGGTTCCGGTATTGGACGGGGGGCATGTCGCGACACTTTTGGCGGAAGCGGCGATGGGAAGGCCGCTGAGCCTGAAAATGGCCAGGCGCGTACAATATGTGGGGCTGGCGCTTTTGTTCTTTTTGCTTATTTTTTCCACTTTACAGGATATAGGCAGGTTAAATCTTTTTTGA
- the tsf gene encoding translation elongation factor Ts: MITAAMVKQLREITGAGMMDCKKALAETDGNIEKAIDLLREKGLAAAAKKAGRIASEGAVEAYIHGGGRLGVLVEVNCETDFVAKTSDFKTLVKDIAMQIAAANPLYLNREEVPEGILEHERDILRAQARNDGKPEKIIEKMVEGRIEKYYREVCLLEQPFVKDEDKTINQLLTENIAKIGENISIRRFVRYQLGEGIEKKSADFAAEVMAFVKKD, translated from the coding sequence ATGATAACAGCCGCTATGGTTAAGCAACTGCGCGAGATTACCGGCGCGGGCATGATGGATTGCAAAAAAGCCCTGGCCGAAACTGACGGCAATATAGAAAAGGCCATTGACCTGCTCAGAGAAAAAGGGCTGGCGGCGGCGGCGAAAAAGGCCGGCCGCATCGCGAGCGAAGGCGCGGTGGAAGCTTATATCCACGGCGGCGGCAGGCTCGGCGTATTGGTCGAGGTAAATTGCGAAACTGATTTTGTGGCCAAGACAAGCGATTTCAAGACTTTAGTCAAAGATATCGCCATGCAGATAGCGGCCGCCAACCCGCTTTATCTTAACCGGGAAGAAGTGCCCGAGGGCATATTGGAACACGAGCGCGATATACTGCGCGCGCAGGCGCGTAACGATGGCAAACCCGAAAAAATCATTGAAAAGATGGTTGAAGGGCGCATCGAAAAATATTACAGGGAAGTGTGTTTGCTGGAGCAACCGTTCGTGAAGGACGAGGACAAGACTATAAACCAGCTGCTTACCGAGAATATCGCTAAAATCGGGGAAAACATTTCCATCCGCCGCTTCGTGCGTTACCAGCTGGGCGAGGGCATAGAGAAAAAAAGCGCCGATTTTGCCGCCGAAGTCATGGCGTTTGTAAAAAAAGACTGA